The following proteins are co-located in the Eleginops maclovinus isolate JMC-PN-2008 ecotype Puerto Natales chromosome 23, JC_Emac_rtc_rv5, whole genome shotgun sequence genome:
- the glod5 gene encoding glyoxalase domain-containing protein 5 isoform X3: MALRKTVSIQTLGDVSFKSTCPVEVSRLDHLVLTVKSVPDTINFYTAVLGMEVITFKGDRKALGFGQQKFNLHQLGQEFEPKARHPTSGSADLCLITKTPLATVASHLKVCGVEIEEGPVERSGAVGSITSLYFRDPDHNLIEVSNYNQSTPEGSTKYS; encoded by the exons ATGGCGCTGCGGAAAACT GTCTCCATCCAAACACTTGGAGATGTCAGTTTCAAAAGCACTTGTCCTGTAGAAGTTAGCCGTCTGGATCATTTGGTTCTGACTGTGAAAAGTGTGCCGGACACCATCAACTTTTATACCGCAGTCCTTGGCATGGAAGTCATCACTTTCAAG GGAGATCGTAAGGCCCTGGGTTTTGGGCAGCAGAAGTTTAACCTTCACCAGCTGGGTCAGGAGTTTGAGCCCAAAGCCAGGCATCCAACGTCAGGCTCTGCGGACCTGTGCCTCATCACCAAAACCCCCCTCGCTACAGTGGCTTCACATCTGAAG gTCTGTGGGGTGGAGATAGAGGAGGGTCCGGTAGAGAGGAGTGGAGCTGTGGGTTCCATCACCTCTCTATACTTTAGAGATCCAGACCACAATCTCATCGAAGTTTCAAACTATAACCAGTCAACTCCAGAGGGATCCACTAAGTACAGTTAG
- the glod5 gene encoding glyoxalase domain-containing protein 5 isoform X1 gives MALRKTVGRLFHFQRNLLKQVSIQTLGDVSFKSTCPVEVSRLDHLVLTVKSVPDTINFYTAVLGMEVITFKGDRKALGFGQQKFNLHQLGQEFEPKARHPTSGSADLCLITKTPLATVASHLKVCGVEIEEGPVERSGAVGSITSLYFRDPDHNLIEVSNYNQSTPEGSTKYS, from the exons ATGGCGCTGCGGAAAACTGTAGGTCGTTTGTTTCACTTCCAGCGGAACCTTTTAAAG CAGGTCTCCATCCAAACACTTGGAGATGTCAGTTTCAAAAGCACTTGTCCTGTAGAAGTTAGCCGTCTGGATCATTTGGTTCTGACTGTGAAAAGTGTGCCGGACACCATCAACTTTTATACCGCAGTCCTTGGCATGGAAGTCATCACTTTCAAG GGAGATCGTAAGGCCCTGGGTTTTGGGCAGCAGAAGTTTAACCTTCACCAGCTGGGTCAGGAGTTTGAGCCCAAAGCCAGGCATCCAACGTCAGGCTCTGCGGACCTGTGCCTCATCACCAAAACCCCCCTCGCTACAGTGGCTTCACATCTGAAG gTCTGTGGGGTGGAGATAGAGGAGGGTCCGGTAGAGAGGAGTGGAGCTGTGGGTTCCATCACCTCTCTATACTTTAGAGATCCAGACCACAATCTCATCGAAGTTTCAAACTATAACCAGTCAACTCCAGAGGGATCCACTAAGTACAGTTAG
- the glod5 gene encoding glyoxalase domain-containing protein 5 isoform X2: protein MALRKTVGRLFHFQRNLLKVSIQTLGDVSFKSTCPVEVSRLDHLVLTVKSVPDTINFYTAVLGMEVITFKGDRKALGFGQQKFNLHQLGQEFEPKARHPTSGSADLCLITKTPLATVASHLKVCGVEIEEGPVERSGAVGSITSLYFRDPDHNLIEVSNYNQSTPEGSTKYS from the exons ATGGCGCTGCGGAAAACTGTAGGTCGTTTGTTTCACTTCCAGCGGAACCTTTTAAAG GTCTCCATCCAAACACTTGGAGATGTCAGTTTCAAAAGCACTTGTCCTGTAGAAGTTAGCCGTCTGGATCATTTGGTTCTGACTGTGAAAAGTGTGCCGGACACCATCAACTTTTATACCGCAGTCCTTGGCATGGAAGTCATCACTTTCAAG GGAGATCGTAAGGCCCTGGGTTTTGGGCAGCAGAAGTTTAACCTTCACCAGCTGGGTCAGGAGTTTGAGCCCAAAGCCAGGCATCCAACGTCAGGCTCTGCGGACCTGTGCCTCATCACCAAAACCCCCCTCGCTACAGTGGCTTCACATCTGAAG gTCTGTGGGGTGGAGATAGAGGAGGGTCCGGTAGAGAGGAGTGGAGCTGTGGGTTCCATCACCTCTCTATACTTTAGAGATCCAGACCACAATCTCATCGAAGTTTCAAACTATAACCAGTCAACTCCAGAGGGATCCACTAAGTACAGTTAG
- the si:ch211-153b23.3 gene encoding uncharacterized protein si:ch211-153b23.3 isoform X2, with protein sequence MMASPDGFPASFYGEPGVLGMLSNGISAFLVLLQNFHTAHTGSAPAGVANILAGVHLILIGGVCQLFAGMLSFRKYDHLSGTAFIGYAALWGSYGATRIYFGASSEAPTIVPLPAQIMNNLSMSTNMTGNTSLEIPVCHVCLSIKETAIAGLIPYILLSFLLAFCSATVNYIMPFVFGAITATLVFEAVGLVASSWALVVSGILELLILIFAIYGSAALLSKGLTQRLVLKGFGTPLFNVLLLGTTNSGSAQRIGQEKKKNTKYAEPMAVGFFCDTVAPFIFAFYSFGYIKSFGVGVAWVSIITVAQLFSSYYAHLRQDCYHTTKFGLHATYWLIKAWGEFVVSALVLEDGKVASAREAMVGNWFFVMAGVVICIGSLNTDVLELIHNMLFVLLTLSTIPQIPLQGYYIFFGVACSLFTAASLYGTFSRLINTIAEKSLIPVGPQPISSEMLMKAFRCCRANQGDQEMLPQTDQGSDALFYISNGVAALSALHARSSSMNPTFLHLTVPWVLISGSIIQGYVSRLQVTGGGRFGSVIPTIYVAVWATWTWFRFSGILLQLSPEAAYGFTAGAIALLVINAFLMLIAAYRNLVLLFLTAVMEVVLVCFLLSTLQRLPYDFEIAMLAIFSIICIYGALASLVNCIFSHRLLPMGPPLIKEKVRQESVPELPCPVAYSRVTSGLMKIAGLLEEGQVCGIPTDTVYALAASCKNPQAIEKIYNIKDRPAEKPICICISNVEQLVAAKPPFSPLLWEFMRNVYPGGISCIVSKGDWLFKLGVGPAYDRVGTKESIMIRVPDHTVTGHLCDITGPLAITSANPSGEPDSTHHTMVINRLGHKIQGVLCDGDSNEVVASTVVNCLKIDEGTITIVREGCVPAVKVRQIFDRVKNNML encoded by the exons atgatggCATCACCAGATGGATTTCCAGCCAGTTTCTATGGAGAACCAGGAGTGTTGGGCATGTTATCCAATGGGATCAGTGCATTCCTCGTTCTTCTGCAGAACTTCCACACAGCACACACTGGTTCTGCACCAGCCGGGGTGGCGAACATCCTAGCAG GTGTTCATCTCATCCTGATTGGTGGTGTATGCCAACTGTTTGCAGGAATGCTGTCCTTTAGAAAATACGATCATCTGAGTGGCACTGCCTTTATTGGCTACGCTGCACTTTGGGGCAGTTATGGTGCTACAAGAATCTACTTTGGTGCCTCATCTGAAGCTCCAACAATAGTCCCTTTGCCAGCTCAAATAATGAACAATTTGTCCATGTCCACTAACATGACAGGCAACACGTCTCTGGAGATCCCAGTTTGCCATGTATGCCTGTCTATAAAAGAGACAGCCATTGCTGGTCTGATCCCCTACATCCTTCTGTCCTTTCTCCTCGCCTTCTGCTCTGCCACAGTCAACTACATCATGCCTTTTGTTTTCGGGGCCATCACAGCCACCTTAGTCTTCGAAGCAGTGGGTCTGGTAGCGAGCTCCTGGGCTCTCGTGGTCTCTGGGATTCTGGAGTTGCTCATTCTGATTTTTGCCATCTATGGCTCAGCAGCCCTTCTCAGCAAAGGTCTGACTCAACGTCTAGTCCTCAAAGGCTTCGGTACCCCTCTCTTTAATGTTCTCCTGCTGGGGACCACCAACTCAGGCAGCGCCCAGAGAATAGgccaagagaagaagaaaaacacaaaatacgcCGAGCCTATGGCCGTGGGTTTTTTCTGTGACACTGTTGCCCCCTTCATCTTTGCTTTCTATAGCTTTGGGTACATAAAGTCTTTTGGTGTTGGAGTGGCATGGGTCTCAATCATCACAGTTGCCCAGCTGTTCTCCAGCTACTACGCCCATCTGCGCCAAGACTGCTATCACACCACTAAGTTTGGTCTTCATGCCACATATTGGCTGATCAAGGCTTGGGGTGAGTTTGTGGTATCTGCTCTGGTTTTGGAGGATGGAAAAGTGGCCTCAGCGAGGGAAGCAATGGTGGGGAATTGGTTCTTTGTGATGGCAGGTGTGGTGATCTGCATAGGAAGCCTCAACACAGACGTCCTGGAGCTGATCCACAACATGCTGTTTGTCCTGCTCACGCTCTCAACAATCCCCCAGATTCCTCTCCAGGGATACTACATCTTCTTCGGTGTAGCCTGCTCCCTGTTCACCGCAGCCTCCCTGTATGGGACCTTCTCGCGTCTCATAAACACCATAGCAGAGAAATCTCTGATCCCTGTTGGACCCCAGCCCATATCATCTGAGATGTTGATGAAGGCTTTCAGGTGCTGCAGGGCCAATCAGGGAGACCAGGAGATGCTGCCCCAAACGGACCAGGGATCAGACGCCCTGTTCTACATTTCTAATGGGGTTGCTGCTCTCTCAGCTCTTCATGCACGTTCATCCAGTATGAATCCTACCTTTCTTCATCTGACTGTCCCCTGGGTCCTCATCTCTGGATCCATCATCCAGGGCTATGTCAGCCGGCTGCAGGTCACAGGAGGGGGTCGTTTTGGTTCAGTCATTCCAACCATCTATGTAGCAGTATGGGCCACCTGGACTTGGTTTAGGTTTTCAG GcatcctgcttcagctctcccCAGAGGCAGCATACGGTTTCACAGCAGGAGCCATTGCTCTCCTAGTCATCAACGCTTTCCTTATGCTCATTG CTGCCTATAGGAACCTGGTTTTGCTGTTTCTAACAGCAGTCATGGAGGTTGTTCTGGTCTGTTTCCTGCTTTCCACTCTGCAGCGACTTCCATATGATTTTGAAA TTGCCATGCTTGCAATTTTTTCAATAATTTGTATATACGGGGCTCTGGCGTCACTGGTCAACTGCATCTTCTCACATAGACTGCTGCCTATGGGCCCTCCCTTAATAAAG GAGAAAGTGAGGCAGGAGTCTGTTCCAGAGCTTCCCTGTCCTGTTGCTTATTCACGAGTCACCAGCGGCCTCATGAAGATCGCTGGCCTTCTGGAAGAAGGACAAGTGTGTGGTATTCCAACAGACACTGTGTATGCCCTAGCTGCCTCCTGCAAGAATCCCCAAGCTATTGAGAAAATCTACAATATTAAA GACAGACCAGCAGAGAAGCCCATCTGCATTTGTATCTCTAATGTGGAGCAGCTGGTGGCAGCCAAGCCTCCCTTCAGCCCCCTGCTCTGGGAGTTTATGAGGAACGTGTATCCAGGAGGCATCAGCTGCATCGTCAGCAAAGGAGACTGGCTCTTCAAACTAG GAGTTGGACCAGCTTATGACCGTGTTGGCACTAAAGAAAGCATCATGATCCGCGTCCCTGACCACACAGTGACCGGCCACCTATGTGATATCACTGGACCCCTTGCTATAACATCAGCCAATCCCAGCGGAGAGCCGGACAGCACCCACCACACCATGGTCATCAA tCGACTGGGACACAAGATCCAAGGGGTTCTGTGTGACGGGGACTCAAATGAAGTTGTTGCTTCCACTGTGGTAAACTGCCTCAAAATTGATGAAG GGACCATCACCATTGTGAGGGAAGGTTGTGTCCCTGCCGTCAAAGTCCGTCAGATCTTCGACCGAGTGAAAAACAATATGTTGTGA
- the irg1l gene encoding immunoresponsive gene 1, like encodes MISTLQKTIRPVWAVRGLHKSAVEVLKSPGPEDTVTASYGRFISEVKPQNLSSVVLHRSKRMVLDSIGVGLIGSTTDVFELALQHCQHMYAPDDISSVYGRRGSRLSPTLAAFVNGVATHSMDFDDTWHPATHPSGAVLPAVLALSDMMPSSKPSGLDFLLAFNVGIEIQGRLMRFSHEAHNIPKRFHPPSVVGTMGSAAACARLLSLSHSQCSHALAIAASLSGAPMANAATQSKPLHIGNASRLGLEAALLASRGLEASPLVLDAVAGVAGFNAFYEDYVPEPLESPNDGHVFLLEEQDMGFKRFPAHLGMHWVADAAASVHKLLVGFGPGIISPSQVQDILLRVPKSKYINRPFPESEHEARHSFQFNACSALLDGEVTVQSFTPAALRRPDLLALLSRVRVEHPQDNPANFNSMYGEVQVTLVEGEILKGRCDTFYGHWRNPLTNESLRKKFRNNAGAVLRSEQVERLIDVVKELDTLGDCRDLLSQLQ; translated from the exons ATGATCTCCACATTACAG AAAACCATTCGACCAGTGTGGGCTGTCAGAGGACTGCATAAGTCTGCAGTTGAAG TCTTGAAGAGCCCCGGCCCTGAAGACACAGTCACAGCCAGCTATGGGAGGTTTATAAGTGAAGTAAAGCCGCAGAACTTGTCATCAGTGGTGCTTCACCGCAGCAAGAGAATGGTGCTGGACAGCATCGGAGTTGGTCTGATTGGCAGCACTACAGACGTGTTTGAATTGGCCCTGCAGCACTGCCAG CACATGTATGCTCCTGATGACATCAGTTCTGTTTACGGACGCAGGGGAAGCAGGCTCTCTCCGACACTGGCTGCTTTCGTCAATGGAGTGGCT actcacTCCATGGACTTTGATGATACATGGCACCCTGCCACTCACCCCTCAGGAGCAGTCCTCCCTGCTGTGTTAGCACTCAGTGACATGATGCCTAGCAGCAAACCCAGTGGCCTGGACTTCCTGCTGGCATTCAACGTCGGCATTGAGATCCAGGGCAGATTGATGAGGTTCTCTCATGAGGCCCACAACATCCCTAAGAG GTTTCACCCTCCCAGCGTTGTGGGAACCATGGGCAGTGCAGCCGCCTGTGCTCGCCTCTTGTCCTTAAGTCACTCCCAGTGCAGTCATGCCTTGGCTATAGCTGCTTCTCTCTCTGGAGCCCCAATGGCTAATGCTGCCACTCAGTCCAAACCACTTCACATCGGTAATGCCTCACGTTTGGGGCTGGAGGCTGCTTTGCTGGCCTCGCGAGGCCTCGAGGCAAGTCCTCTGGTCCTGGATGCTGTTGCTGGTGTGGCTGGCTTTAATGCCTTTTATGAAGACTATGTTCCCGAGCCTTTAGAATCCCCCAATGACGGCCATGTGTTCCTGCTAGAGGAGCAGGACATGGGCTTCAAGCGCTTCCCGGCCCATCTGGGGATGCATTGGGTAGCAGATGCTGCAGCCTCGGTCCATAAGCTTCTAGTGGGGTTTGGCCCTGGCATTATCTCCCCATCTCAAGTCCAAGACATCCTGCTCAGAGTCCCCAAATCAAAGTACATTAACAGGCCATTCCCTGAATCTGAGCATGAGGCACGCCACTCCTTCCAATTCAATGCTTGCAGCGCTCTCCTGGATGGCGAGGTGACCGTGCAGTCCTTCACACCTGCTGCCCTGAGGCGCCCAGACCTCCTTGCTCTGCTGAGTCGTGTTCGCGTGGAGCATCCCCAAGACAACCCTGCCAATTTCAACAGCATGTATGGGGAAGTCCAGGTGACACTTGTTGAGGGAGAAATTCTGAAGGGACGCTGTGACACTTTCTACGGTCACTGGCGAAACCCGTTGACCAACGAGAGCCTGAGGAAGAAGTTCAGAAACAACGCCGGAGCGGTGCTTCGCTCAGAGCAGGTGGAGAGGCTGATTGATGTGGTGAAGGAGCTGGACACACTTGGGGACTGCAGGGACCTTCTGTCACAGCTGCAATGA
- the si:ch211-153b23.3 gene encoding uncharacterized protein si:ch211-153b23.3 isoform X1 encodes MYVLYVLLVSLTQLKKKDMMASPDGFPASFYGEPGVLGMLSNGISAFLVLLQNFHTAHTGSAPAGVANILAGVHLILIGGVCQLFAGMLSFRKYDHLSGTAFIGYAALWGSYGATRIYFGASSEAPTIVPLPAQIMNNLSMSTNMTGNTSLEIPVCHVCLSIKETAIAGLIPYILLSFLLAFCSATVNYIMPFVFGAITATLVFEAVGLVASSWALVVSGILELLILIFAIYGSAALLSKGLTQRLVLKGFGTPLFNVLLLGTTNSGSAQRIGQEKKKNTKYAEPMAVGFFCDTVAPFIFAFYSFGYIKSFGVGVAWVSIITVAQLFSSYYAHLRQDCYHTTKFGLHATYWLIKAWGEFVVSALVLEDGKVASAREAMVGNWFFVMAGVVICIGSLNTDVLELIHNMLFVLLTLSTIPQIPLQGYYIFFGVACSLFTAASLYGTFSRLINTIAEKSLIPVGPQPISSEMLMKAFRCCRANQGDQEMLPQTDQGSDALFYISNGVAALSALHARSSSMNPTFLHLTVPWVLISGSIIQGYVSRLQVTGGGRFGSVIPTIYVAVWATWTWFRFSGILLQLSPEAAYGFTAGAIALLVINAFLMLIAAYRNLVLLFLTAVMEVVLVCFLLSTLQRLPYDFEIAMLAIFSIICIYGALASLVNCIFSHRLLPMGPPLIKEKVRQESVPELPCPVAYSRVTSGLMKIAGLLEEGQVCGIPTDTVYALAASCKNPQAIEKIYNIKDRPAEKPICICISNVEQLVAAKPPFSPLLWEFMRNVYPGGISCIVSKGDWLFKLGVGPAYDRVGTKESIMIRVPDHTVTGHLCDITGPLAITSANPSGEPDSTHHTMVINRLGHKIQGVLCDGDSNEVVASTVVNCLKIDEGTITIVREGCVPAVKVRQIFDRVKNNML; translated from the exons ATGtacgtgttgtatgtgttgttagTTTCTTTAACtcagcttaaaaaaaaagacatgatggCATCACCAGATGGATTTCCAGCCAGTTTCTATGGAGAACCAGGAGTGTTGGGCATGTTATCCAATGGGATCAGTGCATTCCTCGTTCTTCTGCAGAACTTCCACACAGCACACACTGGTTCTGCACCAGCCGGGGTGGCGAACATCCTAGCAG GTGTTCATCTCATCCTGATTGGTGGTGTATGCCAACTGTTTGCAGGAATGCTGTCCTTTAGAAAATACGATCATCTGAGTGGCACTGCCTTTATTGGCTACGCTGCACTTTGGGGCAGTTATGGTGCTACAAGAATCTACTTTGGTGCCTCATCTGAAGCTCCAACAATAGTCCCTTTGCCAGCTCAAATAATGAACAATTTGTCCATGTCCACTAACATGACAGGCAACACGTCTCTGGAGATCCCAGTTTGCCATGTATGCCTGTCTATAAAAGAGACAGCCATTGCTGGTCTGATCCCCTACATCCTTCTGTCCTTTCTCCTCGCCTTCTGCTCTGCCACAGTCAACTACATCATGCCTTTTGTTTTCGGGGCCATCACAGCCACCTTAGTCTTCGAAGCAGTGGGTCTGGTAGCGAGCTCCTGGGCTCTCGTGGTCTCTGGGATTCTGGAGTTGCTCATTCTGATTTTTGCCATCTATGGCTCAGCAGCCCTTCTCAGCAAAGGTCTGACTCAACGTCTAGTCCTCAAAGGCTTCGGTACCCCTCTCTTTAATGTTCTCCTGCTGGGGACCACCAACTCAGGCAGCGCCCAGAGAATAGgccaagagaagaagaaaaacacaaaatacgcCGAGCCTATGGCCGTGGGTTTTTTCTGTGACACTGTTGCCCCCTTCATCTTTGCTTTCTATAGCTTTGGGTACATAAAGTCTTTTGGTGTTGGAGTGGCATGGGTCTCAATCATCACAGTTGCCCAGCTGTTCTCCAGCTACTACGCCCATCTGCGCCAAGACTGCTATCACACCACTAAGTTTGGTCTTCATGCCACATATTGGCTGATCAAGGCTTGGGGTGAGTTTGTGGTATCTGCTCTGGTTTTGGAGGATGGAAAAGTGGCCTCAGCGAGGGAAGCAATGGTGGGGAATTGGTTCTTTGTGATGGCAGGTGTGGTGATCTGCATAGGAAGCCTCAACACAGACGTCCTGGAGCTGATCCACAACATGCTGTTTGTCCTGCTCACGCTCTCAACAATCCCCCAGATTCCTCTCCAGGGATACTACATCTTCTTCGGTGTAGCCTGCTCCCTGTTCACCGCAGCCTCCCTGTATGGGACCTTCTCGCGTCTCATAAACACCATAGCAGAGAAATCTCTGATCCCTGTTGGACCCCAGCCCATATCATCTGAGATGTTGATGAAGGCTTTCAGGTGCTGCAGGGCCAATCAGGGAGACCAGGAGATGCTGCCCCAAACGGACCAGGGATCAGACGCCCTGTTCTACATTTCTAATGGGGTTGCTGCTCTCTCAGCTCTTCATGCACGTTCATCCAGTATGAATCCTACCTTTCTTCATCTGACTGTCCCCTGGGTCCTCATCTCTGGATCCATCATCCAGGGCTATGTCAGCCGGCTGCAGGTCACAGGAGGGGGTCGTTTTGGTTCAGTCATTCCAACCATCTATGTAGCAGTATGGGCCACCTGGACTTGGTTTAGGTTTTCAG GcatcctgcttcagctctcccCAGAGGCAGCATACGGTTTCACAGCAGGAGCCATTGCTCTCCTAGTCATCAACGCTTTCCTTATGCTCATTG CTGCCTATAGGAACCTGGTTTTGCTGTTTCTAACAGCAGTCATGGAGGTTGTTCTGGTCTGTTTCCTGCTTTCCACTCTGCAGCGACTTCCATATGATTTTGAAA TTGCCATGCTTGCAATTTTTTCAATAATTTGTATATACGGGGCTCTGGCGTCACTGGTCAACTGCATCTTCTCACATAGACTGCTGCCTATGGGCCCTCCCTTAATAAAG GAGAAAGTGAGGCAGGAGTCTGTTCCAGAGCTTCCCTGTCCTGTTGCTTATTCACGAGTCACCAGCGGCCTCATGAAGATCGCTGGCCTTCTGGAAGAAGGACAAGTGTGTGGTATTCCAACAGACACTGTGTATGCCCTAGCTGCCTCCTGCAAGAATCCCCAAGCTATTGAGAAAATCTACAATATTAAA GACAGACCAGCAGAGAAGCCCATCTGCATTTGTATCTCTAATGTGGAGCAGCTGGTGGCAGCCAAGCCTCCCTTCAGCCCCCTGCTCTGGGAGTTTATGAGGAACGTGTATCCAGGAGGCATCAGCTGCATCGTCAGCAAAGGAGACTGGCTCTTCAAACTAG GAGTTGGACCAGCTTATGACCGTGTTGGCACTAAAGAAAGCATCATGATCCGCGTCCCTGACCACACAGTGACCGGCCACCTATGTGATATCACTGGACCCCTTGCTATAACATCAGCCAATCCCAGCGGAGAGCCGGACAGCACCCACCACACCATGGTCATCAA tCGACTGGGACACAAGATCCAAGGGGTTCTGTGTGACGGGGACTCAAATGAAGTTGTTGCTTCCACTGTGGTAAACTGCCTCAAAATTGATGAAG GGACCATCACCATTGTGAGGGAAGGTTGTGTCCCTGCCGTCAAAGTCCGTCAGATCTTCGACCGAGTGAAAAACAATATGTTGTGA